The proteins below are encoded in one region of Paramisgurnus dabryanus chromosome 2, PD_genome_1.1, whole genome shotgun sequence:
- the aldh1a2 gene encoding retinal dehydrogenase 2 → MTSNNAELPGEVKGDPAELMASLHLMPTPLPNPEIKYNKIFINNEWHDSVSGKVFSTYNPATGEKICDVQEADKADVDKAVKAARVAFSLGSVWRKMDGSERGRLLFKLADLVERDRIYLATLESMDSGKPFLPSIFVDLQGTIKTLRYFAGWADKIHGSTIPTDGGYFTFTKHEPIGVCGQIVPWNFPLLMTAFKLGPALSCGNTVVLKPAEQTPLTCLYLGALIKEAGFPPGVVNILPGHGPTAGAAISSHMGIDKVAFTGSTEVGQLIQEAAGKSNLKRVTLELGGKSPNIIFADADLDQAVEQAHQGVFFNNGQCCTAGSRIFVEEPVYDEFVRRSVERAQRRTVGNPFEPTTEQGPQISAEQQNRILELIQSGIAEGAKLECGGKALPTKGFYIEPTVFSDVQDHMRIAKEEIFGPVQQILKFKTIEEVIERANNTNYGLAAAVFTKDLNKAMTVSAAVQAGTVWINCYNAMSCQCPFGGFKMSGNGRELGEYGLKEYTELKTITMKMSGENS, encoded by the exons ATGACCTCCAATAACGCTGAACTGCCAGGAGaggtgaagggcgacccggctGAGCTCATGGCATCTTTACATCTGATGCCCACACCGTTACCCAATCCTGAGATCAAGTACAATAAG ATTTTCATTAATAATGAATGGCATGATTCTGTGAGCGGTAAAGTCTTCTCTACATATAACCCGGCTACAGGGGAGAAGATCTGTGATGTCCAGGAGGCAGATAAG GCCGATGTGGACAAAGCCGTGAAGGCCGCACGTGTTGCCTTCTCTCTGGGTTCTGTGTGGAGGAAGATGGACGGATCTGAACGTGGGAGGCTTTTGTTCAAACTGGCTGACCTGGTGGAAAGAGACAGGATATACCTTGCT ACCCTGGAGTCTATGGACAGCGGCAAACCTTTCCTCCCCTCCATCTTTGTGGACCTTCAGGGAACCATTAAGACGCTTCGATATTTCGCTGGATGGGCAGACAAGATCCACGGTTCCACAATTCCTACTG ATGGAGGATATTTCACCTTCACTAAGCATGAGCCAATTGGAGTGTGTGGACAGATTGTtcct TGGAACTTCCCCCTGTTGATGACAGCATTTAAATTGGGGCCGGCGCTGAGCTGCGGAAACACTGTTGTCCTTAAACCTGCTGAGCAGACCCCTCTCACCTGCCTGTATCTCGGTGCCctgatcaaagag GCTGGGTTTCCACCAGGAGTCGTCAATATTTTGCCAGGCCACGGGCCAACTGCGGGAGCCGCGATCTCTTCACACATGGGCATAGACAAAGTGGCGTTCACAGGATCGACTGAG gtaggCCAGTTGATCCAAGAAGCAGCAGGAAAGAGCAATCTAAAGCGAGTCACACTAGAGCTGGGGGGAAAGAGTCCCAACATCATTTTCGCAGATGCCGATT TGGACCAGGCGGTCGAGCAGGCCCATCAGGGTGTGTTCTTTAATAATGGTCAGTGCTGCACGGCTGGCTCCCGTATCTTTGTCGAGGAGCCCGTTTATGATGAGTTTGTGCGCAGAAGTGTTGAGAGAGCCCAGAGGAGGACAGTGGGAAATCCCTTTGAGCCAACCACCGAGCAGGGACCTCAG ATCAGTGCCGAGCAGCAGAATCGTATACTGGAGCTGATTCAGAGCGGCATTGCAGAAGGAGCTAAACTGGAGTGTGGTGGGAAAGCGCTACCAACTAAAGGCTTTTATATTGAGCCCACAGTCTTCTCAGATGTACAGGATCACATGCGCATCGCCAAGGAGGAG atatttggaCCAGTTCAGCagattttaaagtttaaaaccaTTGAAGAAGTGATTGAGAGAGCCAACAACACAAACTACGGTCTGGCAGCAGCTGTTTTCACCAAAGACCTAAACAAGGCCATGACTGTCTCTGCGGCCGTGCAGGCCGGCACTGTATG GATTAACTGTTATAATGCCATGAGCTGCCAGTGTCCTTTTGGAGGATTCAAGATGTCTGGGAACGGTCGAGAACT GGGGGAGTACGGACTAAAAGAATACACGGAGCTGAAAACTATTACGATGAAAATGTCAGGGGAGAACTCATAA